One stretch of Pelmatolapia mariae isolate MD_Pm_ZW linkage group LG3_W, Pm_UMD_F_2, whole genome shotgun sequence DNA includes these proteins:
- the LOC134624190 gene encoding stonustoxin subunit alpha-like: MLTALTPPPFRVEPAGVRWLRPGLRKYSCQLTIDTNTLNTSLQLSDNNRKVTHVEEVQSYPDHPDRFDVLPQLLCRNGLTGRCYWEVEWRGIVHISVSYRSIRRKGGSYDCWFGHNDQSWSLYCSDDGPKFVWHNNRHTSISSSSSSPSSSSSSSSSPSSSVSNRAAVYVDCPAGTLSFYRVSSDTLIHLHTFNTTFTQTLYPGFRLWSPGCSVSLC, translated from the exons atgctgactgctctgacccctcctcctttcagggtggagcctgctggagtccgatggttgagaccaggtctgaggaagt attcctgtcaactcacaatcgacacaaacacattgaacacaagcctccaactgtctgacaacaacaggaaggtgacacatgtggaggaggttcagtcatatcctgatcatccagacagatttgatgttcttcctcagctgctgtgtagaaatggtctgactggtcgctgttactgggaggtcgagtggagaggaatCGTtcatatatcagtgagttaccgaagcatcagaaggaaaggaggcagTTATGACTGTTGGTTTGGAcacaatgatcagtcctggagtctgtacTGCTCTGATGATGGTCCTAAGTTTGTCTGGCACAATAACAGACAcacatccatctcctcctcctcctcctccccctcctcctcctcctcctcctcctcctccccctcctcctccgtctctaacagagcagcagtgtatgtggactgtcctgctggcactctgtccttctacagagtctcgtctgacactctgatccacctccacaccttcaacaccacattcactcaaactctttatcctgggtttagaCTCTGGTCT